TCGACCACCATTTGTCTACTTCCGACAACACCAGCCTGAGCCACAATTTCAGTGTCCTGTATAACCGGATCGATAAATTCAATATAAGCATTGGCGAAATCGTTTCCACCAACCGGAATCGTCAGTCCAACAGCACCCTGCCGGTATCTATGATCCGGAATTATACTACCACCAGCAATATCAATTATTTTATTACCAAAACAGTAACCTTCAATACCTCGATAAATTATCAGCGCAACAAAGCTGCAAACAGAAATGCGGTTAATGCCACCATCTGGAATGCCAACGCCATTTATCGTTTTATGCAGCAAAAAGCAGAGCTAAGGCTTTCTGCATTTGACCTGTTGCGGCAGAACAAAAACATCACTAACTTTTTAGACCGGAATATGGCTACCACTACGGTTACAAATGGCCTTCAGCAGTATTACATGATCACCTTTTCCTACTATCCCCGGAAGTTCGGGGGTGGAGGCAACCGGCGACCTGCCGGTCCTCCCGGCATTATGATGATCGCACGCTAGTGCATCAATATTGTATCCGCAGTGGTTAAATCAGATCTGAACAGATCCTTACACTTAAACAGGGGATACAGCAGTGGGTTCGTGCGCCTGCTGTATTGCTTTGAGTAGCCGGTGCGCTCTGTTCAAAAGGGGCGCGGTTTGGCAGCCGCCGGGACTTATCCGCCACAAGCGGCAATAGTCTTTGGTAAACAGGGACTGCAACTCCTTCTAAGAACAGGTGCTTCATTTCCCCGTTTTCAATTACTTTTAGATCCGCAAACAGCATCTATGTATACAAACGAAGAAATACGGGCATTACAGGAAAAAACCCGGGCCTTTTTAAAAGAAGGAAAATATTTGCCCGCAACCCCTGAGGAACTGGAAACTCTGCGGAATGTACTGCGCTTTCATGAGCACCGGTATTATGTGCAGAACGATCCCCTGCTGGCAGACACGGAATACGACCATTTATATAAAATGCTGGAAAACGTGGAAAAGGACCAGCCGGACTGGGTTACCCCCGATTCACCCACCCAGCGTGTGGGAAAAAGCCTGAACGGCAATTTTAAAACGGTGCAGCACCTGGTGCCCATGCTTTCGCTGGACAATTCCTACAACAGCGATGATCTTAAAGATTTCGACCGGAAAGTGTTGCAATTATCAAAAAAAGACAAAGTAACTTATTGTGTAGAGCCCAAATTCGACGGAGGAAGCATTTCTCTCATTTATGAAAACGACCTGCTGGCAAGAGGCGCCACCCGTGGCAACGGCGTGGAAGGTGATGAAATCACCACCAACATCCGCCAGATCCGTACCGTGCCGCTTTCGGCTGCCTTTAGCCGGTACGGGATCCAGCAGATCGAAATCAGGGGGGAAGTATTGATCAATAAAAATAATTTTAAAAAATATAATGAGGAGCTGGCGGAAAAAGGGCTGGCGCCCCTGGCCAACCCGCGCAATGCCGCTGCCGGCACGCTCCGGATCAAAGATCCGGCGGAAGTACGCCGCCGCAACCTGGAAGCCTTTGTATATCACATCAGTGATTATACTTTATTGCCGGGACGAGAATTACCGGAGCCCCTGCAAACCCACGAAGGCTCCTTAAAACTGTTGTGGGAACTGGGTTTCCGGAGCCCGGTAAAAGAGCTCCGCATCTTTGAGCGGATCGAAGACGTAATCCGCTATTGCACCGAATTTGAAGATGGAAGGGACGCGCTTCCATATGAGATCGATGGCATGGTGATCAAAGTAAATGCCATCGATATGCAAGAGCAATTGGGTATGACCTCCCACCATCCCCGTTGGGCGATCGCCTTCAAATTTAAGGCCCGGCAGGCCACCAGCAAATTACTGGAAGTAAAGTTTCAGGTAGGCCGCACCGGATCGGTAACCCCGGTTGCCAAAATTGAGCCGGTCTTCATCGGGGGTGTTACTGTAAGTTCCATTTCCCTTTTTAACGAGGAGGTGATCAAAGAAAAAAACCTGAAAATAGGCGACACCGTATTGGTTGAACGAGCGGGTGATGTAATTCCCTATATTGTAAAATCGATGGAAGATCTGAGGGATGGTAATGAAAGGGATATCCATTTCCCCAAAGCCTGCCCGGTATGCGCCAGCGAGTTATTCAAAGAAGCGGAGGAGGCCGTTTGGCGTTGCATCAATATAGAGTGCCCGGCACAGGTGGTGGAACGCATCATCCATTTTGTAAGCAAAGATGCCCTGGATATCCGGGGCTTCGGCGAAGCCAATGTGCGCAAGTTTTATGACCTCGGCTGGCTGAAAGACATTCCCGGTATCTACAAGCTCGATTTTGAAAAACTGGGCACACTGGAAGGTTTTGGGAAAAAGTCCATCGATAACCTGCAGCAAGCCATCGAGCGCAGCAAAACGCAGCCGCTGCACCGCGTTATTTTCGGACTGGGGATCCGCTTCGTAGGGGAAACAACCGCGAAGGTGCTGGCCGCCAATGTCAGTCACCTGTTGGAATTACAAACCTTTACACAGGAGGCCCTGCAAAGCCTGGAAGACATTGGGCCGAAGGTAGCCGGCAGTATTGTACATTTCTTCAGCAATGCATCCAATATTGAAATGATCCGGGAGCTGGAAACACTGGGCGTGCAACTTACCAATACCCATAAGCAGCTGGATACAGCCGGCGCTCTTGCAGGCCAAACATTTTTATTTACCGGAACCCTTCCTACTTTAAAACGCAGCGAAGCCGAAGCCATGGCAGAGGCCCAGGGAGGAAAGATCGTAGGTGGCGTAAGTGCCAAATTAAATTACCTGGTAGTGGGCGAAGATGCCGGCAGCAAGCTGGAAAAAGCTAAAAAGATCAACACCGTAAAGATCATTACGGAAGCAGAATTTTTGAAAATGGTGCAATAACGGAAGGGAAAGGTTTCAGGTTTAAAGTTTAACGTTTTAAGCTGGGTATTTTATATTTCCGAAGGGAAGGTTTCAGGTCAGGTTCCGATTGACGCCTGATGCATAATCCCCATTTCCCCATTTTCAAATTCCATCCTCTATTCTACATTCTATATTTTACATTGGCTATTTTAAATTCGCTGCAGCCTCAATCAGCTTTAACGCCTGTTCCATTTCCAGGTCCCGGTTACTCAGGTAATCGTCTAATGTATAGGACACAACGATATCCGGGCGTAATCCATGACCGGCTTCTGTAACGGGATTGGGTGCATTGAAGGGAATCAACCCGAAAGCATAGTCGATGCCCGTATGTCTCATCTGGTTATGGAACATAATACCCGCCGTGGTAGTATTGCGGCCACCTCCGGTTTCTTCTCCAATCAAAACGGCCCGCTGATCCATGCTTAAGGCATTGGCCATAATCGCCGCCGCAGAAAAAGTGCCGCCGTTTATCAATACATACAAACGGTTTTTATACGATCCGCTAAATGGCACCACATTAGCCCAGCCCTGCAGGTTGTAATCCTTCACATATT
The sequence above is a segment of the Niabella agricola genome. Coding sequences within it:
- the ligA gene encoding NAD-dependent DNA ligase LigA, whose amino-acid sequence is MYTNEEIRALQEKTRAFLKEGKYLPATPEELETLRNVLRFHEHRYYVQNDPLLADTEYDHLYKMLENVEKDQPDWVTPDSPTQRVGKSLNGNFKTVQHLVPMLSLDNSYNSDDLKDFDRKVLQLSKKDKVTYCVEPKFDGGSISLIYENDLLARGATRGNGVEGDEITTNIRQIRTVPLSAAFSRYGIQQIEIRGEVLINKNNFKKYNEELAEKGLAPLANPRNAAAGTLRIKDPAEVRRRNLEAFVYHISDYTLLPGRELPEPLQTHEGSLKLLWELGFRSPVKELRIFERIEDVIRYCTEFEDGRDALPYEIDGMVIKVNAIDMQEQLGMTSHHPRWAIAFKFKARQATSKLLEVKFQVGRTGSVTPVAKIEPVFIGGVTVSSISLFNEEVIKEKNLKIGDTVLVERAGDVIPYIVKSMEDLRDGNERDIHFPKACPVCASELFKEAEEAVWRCINIECPAQVVERIIHFVSKDALDIRGFGEANVRKFYDLGWLKDIPGIYKLDFEKLGTLEGFGKKSIDNLQQAIERSKTQPLHRVIFGLGIRFVGETTAKVLAANVSHLLELQTFTQEALQSLEDIGPKVAGSIVHFFSNASNIEMIRELETLGVQLTNTHKQLDTAGALAGQTFLFTGTLPTLKRSEAEAMAEAQGGKIVGGVSAKLNYLVVGEDAGSKLEKAKKINTVKIITEAEFLKMVQ